A DNA window from Trypanosoma brucei brucei TREU927 chromosome 11 chr11_scaffold01 genomic scaffold, whole genome shotgun sequence contains the following coding sequences:
- a CDS encoding 6-phosphogluconolactonase, with product MSFKPTISVHATPQELSAAGCRKIVEIIETSGSQQWPLSIALAGGSTPKMTYARLHDEHLNLLREKRALRFFMGDERMVPADSTDSNYNMAREVLLHDIPDDLVFPFDTSAVTPSAEATSADAMRVAEAYGKQLASLLPLKSVGEAGAKVPVFDVVLLGLGSDGHTASIFPGSQAEKETDGKVVVSVGFPSETMKPKVWRVTLSPATIMQARNVIVLATGAEKKWVVDGILADTAHKAPVARFLRGCEGNVSFLLDKEIAENLAKF from the coding sequence ATGTCATTCAAGCCAACCATCAGCGTTCACGCGACGCCTCAGGAGCTCTCTGCTGCAGGGTGTCGAAAGATAGTGGAAATCATAGAGACTTCAGGGAGCCAACAATGGCCTTTGTCCATCGCCCTTGCGGGTGGTTCCACGCCAAAGATGACCTACGCGCGGCTGCATGATGAGCACCTTAATTTGCTTAGGGAGAAGCGCGCGCTGCGTTTTTTTATGGGAGATGAGCGGATGGTCCCCGCCGACTCCACCGATTCCAACTACAACATGGCGAGGGAAGTCCTTCTTCACGACATCCCCGACGACCTCGTTTTTCCTTTCGACACCAGCGCCGTCACGCCTTCGGCAGAGGCGACATCTGCTGACGCCATGAGGGTGGCTGAGGCGTACGGAAAGCAACTTGCCTCGCTTCTTCCCCTGAAGAGTGTGGGAGAAGCGGGAGCGAAAGTTCCCGTCTTTGATGTCGTACTCTTGGGTTTGGGGTCTGATGGCCACACGGCCTCCATTTTCCCAGGAAGCCAGGCTGAAAAGGAGACAGACGGAAAGGTGGTTGTCAGCGTAGGATTCCCCAGCGAAACCATGAAGCCGAAGGTGTGGCGTGTCACGCTGTCGCCAGCAACGATTATGCAAGCGCGTAATGTCATCGTACTTGCGACGGGTGCAGAGAAGAAATGGGTTGTTGATGGCATACTGGCGGACACCGCCCATAAAGCTCCCGTTGCTCGCTTCCTTCGGGGTTGTGAGGGGAACGTTTCGTTCTTGTTAGATAAGGAGATTGCTGAAAACTTGGCAAAGTTTTGA
- a CDS encoding hypothetical protein, conserved (SR, mRNA interacting protein, putative) has protein sequence MQGTGSAKSFLEKLKSGRTTSAAIDNNAPPDGDGVILRRVERQYASEPLSALGLKLTEDAEVLSTEVGSPAAKSNIPLHYMIIAVNNQFVGSRADFEDIAAQLLTLVIKLQSTAAMSELLANILNEEEKNFNENGDSCIDVNELLRTTPRYGFLSAEHPMFLRWNQRLQTQREARQLIRQATREAEEQQAKEALEALRRVADAEDEIQQQQAQQERQHQQMLRQGPETVNPSAPEAGARPGGEVLLKQVQDESTFGESNVNNEGFEESPEEASPEELLKLIGAEPVETEVVQHVDADEPTEVRFFINPTEEYALSNGTRVTISVKKRSGPIPKPPPGKPPKGIEKLMTNKLSDAIPATGNGGHEPTCTFCYVSGHTEKDCSEKREQERKLSVVPKERQICRDFMRGRCTRSECVMRHVSLPPRGRRARSRSRERSVRRRSREKHRRTSRERRRGSRRRSRRRDPSVRSHRRK, from the coding sequence ATGCAGGGGACTGGATCCGCGAAATCGTTCCTCGAGAAACTTAAGTCAGGGAGGACAACATCAGCTGCAATTGACAATAACGCACCCCCTGATGGGGATGGGGTAATACTTAGGCGTGTTGAGAGGCAATATGCAAGTGAACCTCTGTCAGCACTGGGACTGAAACTAACGGAAGATGCTGAGGTCTTGTCAACTGAGGTTGGTTCACCTGCGGCAAAATCTAACATACCACTTCATTATATGATTATTGCCGTCAACAACCAGTTCGTTGGAAGTCGCGCAGATTTTGAAGATATCGCGGCCCAGCTTCTGACGTTAGTGATTAAACTCCAATCGACTGCGGCCATGTCCGAATTATTGGCAAATATATtaaatgaggaagaaaagaattttaACGAGAACGGCGATTCTTGCATTGACGTCAATGAGCTGCTGCGGACTACACCAAGATACGGCTTTTTGTCAGCAGAGCACCCTATGTTCTTAAGGTGGAACCAACGTTTACAAACGCAAAGAGAGGCTAGACAATTAATTCGTCAAGCGACAAGAGAAGCCGAAGAACAGCAGGCTAAAGAGGCACTAGAGGCGTTGAGGCGTGTTGCAGACGCTGAAGATGAaattcagcagcagcaagcgcAGCAAGAACGACAGCACCAGCAGATGCTTCGTCAGGGTCCGGAAACGGTAAATCCATCTGCACCTGAGGCGGGGGCGAGACCCGGAGGGGAAGTTCTACTGAAACAGGTGCAAGACGAAAGTACCTTTGGTGAAAGTAACGTAAACAACGAGGGTTTTGAAGAATCCCCTGAAGAAGCTTCGCCCGAAGAACTGTTGAAGCTTATTGGTGCTGAACCCGTCGAAACCGAAGTGGTGCAACATGTTGATGCCGATGAGCCCACCGAAGTCCGCTTCTTTATTAATCCTACCGAAGAATACGCCCTTTCAAATGGGACACGTGTAACTATCAGCGTTAAGAAGAGAAGCGGTCCCATTCCCAAACCACCGCCGGGGAAACCTCCAAAAGGTATCGAAAAGCTGATGACAAACAAGCTCAGTGATGCTATACCTGCGACGGGAAATGGAGGTCATGAGCCGACATGCACCTTCTGTTATGTGAGCGGTCATACCGAAAAGGACTGTAGCGAGAAACGAGAGCAAGAGAGGAAACTTTCTGTTGTCCCCAAGGAACGGCAAATTTGCAGAGATTTTATGAGGGGTCGGTGCACACGGAGCGAATGCGTCATGAGACATGTGTCACTACCCCCACGTGGGCGGAGGGCTCGCTCGCGGAGCCGAGAGCGAAGTGTGCGGAGAAGAAGTCGGGAAAAGCACCGTAGAACGAGCAGAGAACGACGTCGCGGTAGTCGGCGACGAAGTCGCCGTCGTGACCCTTCTGTTCGTTCTCACCGGCGTAAATAA
- a CDS encoding 40S ribosomal protein S5, putative: MSAKAPKLFNKWSYENLQTTEIALNDYITRTPTYVPHSAGRWQKKRFRKARIPIVERLTNGLMFKGRGNGKKLQAVRLVRHTLEIIHLLTDQNPIQVVIDAVSKGAPREDSTRVGAGGVVRRQAVDVSPMRRVNEAIYLMCKGAREAAFRNLKTLPECLADEIVNASKGSSNSYAIKKKDEVERVAKANR; encoded by the coding sequence ATGAGCGCAAAGGCACCGAAGCTCTTCAACAAGTGGTCATATGAGAATCTCCAGACGACGGAGATAGCTCTTAACGACTACATCACGCGGACACCAACATATGTGCCTCACTCTGCTGGACGTTGGCAGAAGAAGCGCTTCCGCAAGGCACGCATCCCCATTGTGGAGCGCCTCACGAATGGTCTGATGTTCAAGGGTCGTGGCAATGGTAAGAAGCTGCAGGCCGTGCGTCTTGTGAGGCACACATTGGAGATCATTCACTTGTTGACGGATCAGAACCCCATTCAGGTGGTTATTGATGCCGTCTCCAAGGGAGCTCCGCGTGAGGACTCCACACGTGTTGGCGCTGGTGGTGTTGTGCGGCGGCAGGCTGTTGATGTGTCACCGATGCGCCGTGTTAATGAGGCAATCTACCTCATGTGCAAGGGGGCGCGTGAGGCGGCGTTTCGCAACCTCAAGACACTTCCTGAGTGCCTTGCGGACGAGATCGTGAATGCGTCGAAGGGTAGCTCCAATTCCTATGCcatcaaaaagaaggatgaggTGGAGCGCGTCGCCAAGGCCAACCGGTAA
- a CDS encoding pyruvate phosphate dikinase (glycosomal) yields MVAKKWVYYFGGGKADGNKNMKELLGGKGANLAEMVNLGIPVPPGFTITTEACKTYQETETIPQEVADQVRENVSRVEKEMGAKFGDPTNPLLFSVRSGAAASMPGMMDTVLNLGLNKVTVDAWVRRAPRLERFVYDSYRRFITMYADIVMQVGREDFEEALSRMKERRGTKFDTDLTASDLKELCDGYLELFELKTGCSFPQDPVMQLFAAIKAVFRSWGNPRATIYRRMNNITGLLGTAVNVQAMVFGNINDRSATGVAFSRSPSTGENFFFGEYLVNAQGEDVVAGIRTPQQINHSLSLRWAKAHGVGEEERRKRYPSMEEAMPENYRLLCDVRKRLENHYRDMQDLEFTVQDGRLWLLQCRNGKRTIHAAVRIAIDMVNEGLISREEAVLRIDPYQVDHLMHPNLEPGAEKANKPIGRGLAASPGAAVGQVVFDAESAKEWSGRGKKVIMVRLETSPEDLAGMDAACGILTARGGMTSHAAVVARGMGKCCVSGCGDMVIRGKSFKLNGSVFREGDYITIDGSKGLIYAGKLKLRSPDLKGSFQTILQWCQEMKRLGVRTNADTPADAAKARSFGAEGVGLCRTEHMFFEGSRINFIREMILADSASGRKAALDKLLPIQRADFVGILRAMRGLPVTIRLLDPPLHEFVPHDAAAQFELAQKLGMPAEKVRNRVNALHELNPMLGHRGCRLGITYPEIYNMQVRAIIEAAIAVSEEGSSVIPEIMVPLVGKKEELSLIREEVVKTAEAVITKSGKRVHYTVGTMIEVPRAAVTADSIAQKADFFSFGTNDLTQMGCGFSRDDAGPFLRHYGNLGIYAQDPFQSIDQEGIGELVRIAVTKGRRVKPMLKMGICGEHGGDPATIGFCHKVGLDYVSCSPFRVPVAIVAAAHASIKDRRAAMKARKGFAAKL; encoded by the coding sequence ATGGTGGCTAAAAAGTGGGTTTACTACTTCGGTGGTGGAAAGGCGGACGGTAACAAGAACATGAAGGAGCTCCTCGGTGGGAAGGGAGCCAACCTTGCAGAGATGGTGAACCTTGGCATCCCCGTCCCTCCCGGATTTACTATCACCACAGAAGCCTGCAAGACGTATCAAGAAACGGAGACTATTCCTCAAGAGGTCGCGGACCAGGTGAGGGAGAACGTGAGCCGCGTGGAAAAGGAGATGGGGGCAAAGTTTGGCGATCCTACCAACCCGCTACTATTCTCAGTGCGGTCTGGGGCTGCAGCGTCGATGCCTGGTATGATGGACACTGTGTTGAACCTCGGTCTGAATAAGGTGACAGTTGACGCGTGGGTACGTCGCGCACCTCGCCTCGAACGCTTCGTGTATGACTCATACCGTCGCTTTATTACTATGTACGCCGACATTGTGATGCAAGTCGGGCGTGAAGACTTCGAGGAGGCACTTAGCCGAATGAAGGAGAGACGTGGTACTAAATTTGATACTGACCTGACCGCTTCGGACCTAAAGGAGCTTTGTGATGGGTACTTGGAGCTGTTCGAGCTGAAGACTGGGTGCTCATTTCCCCAGGACCCAGTAATGCAGCTGTTCGCAGCCATCAAAGCTGTGTTTCGTAGCTGGGGTAACCCCCGCGCCACAATTTACCGCCGCATgaacaacatcacaggtCTTCTTGGTACGGCTGTGAATGTCCAGGCAATGGTGTTTGGTAACATCAACGACCGCTCCGCCACCGGCGTTGCCTTCTCACGCAGTCCCAGCACCGGCGAGAACTTTTTCTTCGGAGAGTATCTTGTTAACGCGCAGGGTGAAGACGTTGTCGCGGGCATCCGTACCCCCCAACAGATCAATCATTCGCTTTCGCTGCGCTGGGCCAAAGCTCACGGTGTCGGCGAAGAAGAGCGTCGCAAGCGCTATCCATCCATGGAAGAGGCGATGCCCGAAAACTACAGACTCCTCTGTGATGTTCGTAAGAGACTGGAGAATCACTACCGCGATATGCAAGATCTTGAGTTCACTGTCCAGGACGGTCGACTGTGGTTGCTTCAGTGTCGCAATGGCAAGCGTACGATTCACGCAGCGGTTCGTATTGCCATCGATATGGTCAATGAGGGTCTTATCTCTAGGGAGGAAGCTGTTTTGCGGATAGACCCGTATCAGGTGGACCATTTGATGCACCCAAATCTTGAACCTGGAGCTGAGAAGGCCAACAAACCCATCGGAAGGGGCCTTGCTGCGAGCCCCGGAGCCGCTGTCGGCCAGGTTGTGTTTGATGCAGAATCCGCAAAGGAGTGGAGTGGTAGAGGGAAGAAAGTTATCATGGTACGCCTTGAAACCTCACCAGAGGATCTTGCTGGCATGGATGCTGCATGTGGTATTCTTACAGCACGTGGCGGGATGACATCGCATGCAGCCGTTGTTGCTCGCGGAATGGGTAAGTGCTGTGTTTCCGGATGCGGTGATATGGTAATCAGGGGGAAGTCATTTAAATTGAATGGCAGTGTCTTCCGGGAGGGCGACTACATCACCATTGACGGGTCCAAAGGACTGATATACGCCGGCAAGCTGAAACTTCGTTCACCAGATCTGAAGGGAAGCTTCCAGACCATTCTTCAGTGGTGCCAGGAGATGAAACGACTTGGGGTGCGCACTAACGCTGACACACCCGCCGATGCTGCAAAGGCTCGCAGTTTTGGTGCTGAAGGTGTTGGGTTGTGCCGCACGGAGCACATGTTTTTTGAGGGCAGCCGAATCAATTTCATCCGTGAGATGATTCTGGCGGATTCGGCGAGTGGCCGAAAGGCTGCCCTCGACAAACTGTTACCTATTCAGCGTGCTGACTTTGTTGGCATATTGAGGGCGATGAGGGGACTTCCCGTGACGATTCGGCTTCTCGACCCGCCGCTGCACGAGTTTGTGCCACATGACGCCGCTGCACAATTTGAGCTTGCGCAGAAGCTTGGGATGCCTGCAGAGAAGGTTCGAAATCGTGTAAATGCGTTGCACGAGTTGAACCCTATGCTTGGCCACCGTGGATGCCGGCTGGGTATCACGTACCCTGAGATCTACAATATGCAAGTAAGGGCCATCATCGAGGCGGCTATTGCGGTAAGTGAGGAAGGAAGCAGTGTTATCCCAGAAATCATGGTTCCGTTggtggggaaaaaggaagaactttCGCTTATAAGGGAAGAGGTGGTAAAGACGGCCGAAGCTGTAATCACAAAATCGGGAAAACGTGTTCATTACACTGTCGGCACAATGATTGAGGTTCCTCGCGCCGCAGTAACTGCCGACTCAATCGCGCAAAAGGCGGACTTCTTCTCCTTTGGCACCAACGATCTTACTCAAATGGGATGTGGCTTCTCCCGTGACGATGCCGGCCCCTTTTTAAGACACTACGGTAACCTTGGGATATACGCACAGGATCCCTTCCAGTCGATCGATCAAGAAGGCATTGGTGAGCTGGTGCGCATTGCCGTGACAAAGGGTCGGAGAGTGAAACCAATGCTAAAGATGGGCATATGTGGAGAGCACGGTGGCGACCCTGCGACCATTGGTTTCTGCCACAAGGTGGGGTTGGACTACGTCTCCTGCTCACCATTCCGTGTGCCTGTCGCGATTGTTGCCGCTGCTCATGCCTCCATTAAGGATAGGAGGGCTGCGATGAAGGCGCGTAAGGGATTCGCGGCCAAGCTTTAA
- a CDS encoding inositol-1,4,5-trisphosphate 5-phosphatase, giving the protein MRSLLEGITSTLRSAQQHQTGWDPRNATSTGVPTTAQEAFSGGVPAVAQRDLSHVEGPVSSKGGAPMDCITGYSRFSTHSPPDFPFRMLMITQNVGAIGDTAAGAKEGGEEHRRECEKQAGNDELSSDAQKDVREFLSELRLLIFEYSRREYTAHIRVSNTGDDDPSHPSAADIGGQGPPPLIDVIVVHFQEIGGKSFHTEFNNYFANALQELLPEAGWTSGLLMRANDDEDQFTAVGSVVYLSHRMCPISSILSFHHRTFVCVGDDPVTYGSSPTILFHGGKFSGAGESRKGYLLISLRLGTVVVNFLNVHLYNDKKSKEAAAASPSPYALQRQEALLETLAECAAFISPDDPLFIFGDFNTRLDVHNMLQYLKEVENLDVKVSDGDVRAPDSFWELFENPQHMGVIRPYDVEVQRLLDVVAQQSGMELAEFAVRFPPTYLCQSPRDSEEATFQIDTPVHLVNDGEDKRESGTSDRISVVRVLERLSSIPHHPYGRRRVPAWCDRVLWNPPALELMTGRRTSQSVAGSSATAHGGTGVGALRRYVYRSVALRHTDHAAVTLFF; this is encoded by the coding sequence ATGCGCAGCCTACTGGAAGGTATAACCTCAACACTCCGGTCCGCGCAACAGCATCAGACAGGCTGGGATCCGCGTAATGCCACGTCTACCGGGGTGCCTACCACTGCGCAGGAGGCGTTTAGCGGCGGCGTACCAGCGGTTGCTCAGCGTGATTTATCGCATGTTGAGGGGCCGGTTTCATCAAAGGGAGGCGCCCCGATGGACTGCATCACTGGGTACTCCCGCTTCTCCACGCATTCGCCTCCCGATTTTCCCTTTAGAATGCTCATGATAACTCAGAATGTTGGTGCCATTGGGGACACTGCCGCTGGGGCAAAAGAAGGTGGTGAAGAGCACAGAAGGGAATGTGAGAAACAGGCCGGTAATGATGAGCTCTCTTCGGATGCTCAGAAGGATGTAAGGGAGTTTCTTTCAGAGCTGCGGTTGCTGATATTCGAATACAGCCGCCGCGAGTACACAGCGCACATCAGAGTGAGCAACACAGGTGACGACGACCCTTCTCATCCTTCGGCAGCCGATATTGGTGGCCAGGGACCACCCCCACTGATTGATGTGATCGTAGTGCATTTCCAAGAAATCGGGGGTAAGAGTTTCCATACAGAATTTAACAACTACTTCGCTAACGCCCTGCAGGAGCTACTGCCGGAGGCTGGATGGACCTCCGGATTACTAATGCGGGcgaatgatgatgaggacCAATTCACCGCTGTGGGAAGCGTTGTGTACCTGTCTCACCGCATGTGCCCTATCAGTAgcattctttcctttcaccACCGTACCTTCGTTTGTGTGGGTGACGACCCTGTGACATACGGGAGTTCGCCTACTATTCTATTTCACGGCGGGAAGTTTTCTGGTGCCGGTGAGTCTCGGAAAGGATATTTGCTCATATCACTTCGCCTCGGCACTGTTGTGGTGAACTTTTTGAACGTGCACCTCTACAACGACAAGAAAAGCAAggaggcagcggcagcgaGTCCTAGCCCCTATGCTTTGCAGCGTCAGGAGGCACTGCTCGAAACCTTGGCGGAGTGTGCGGCATTCATCTCCCCCGATGACCCCCTGTTCATTTTTGGCGACTTTAATACGCGCCTCGACGTGCATAATATGCTACAGTATTTAAAAGAAGTGGAGAATCTGGACGTTAAAGTTTCAGACGGTGACGTGCGGGCGCCGGACAGTTTCTGGGAGCTTTTTGAAAACCCACAGCATATGGGAGTAATCCGACCTTACGATGTTGAGGTGCAGCGCCTGCTGGACGTAGTGGCGCAGCAGAGTGGCATGGAGCTAGCGGAATTTGCGGTTCGGTTTCCCCCAACATATTTGTGTCAATCCCCGAGGGATTCGGAGGAAGCGACTTTCCAGATTGATACTCCTGTCCATTTGGTTAATGATGGGGAGGATAAACGAGAGAGTGGGACCAGTGACAGGATAAGCGTGGTTCGCGTGTTGGAACGCCTTTCTTCCATACCACACCATCCATACGGGCGGAGGCGTGTACCCGCGTGGTGTGACCGCGTCTTGTGGAACCCTCCCGCGTTGGAACTCATGACAGGGCGCCGAACTTCACAATCGGTGGCGGGAAGCAGTGCTACTGCCCACGGCGGAACTGGCGTGGGGGCGTTGCGCCGGTATGTGTATCGTTCTGTAGCCTTGCGTCACACCGACCACGCCGCTGTGACACTGTTTTTTTGA